One segment of Thermococcus sp. AM4 DNA contains the following:
- a CDS encoding RsmB/NOP family class I SAM-dependent RNA methyltransferase encodes MELFYRVSFQEVVADALSLVEERELSSKHALERVFRKVAGKDREKARGLAHAYVFEIEKWRGKIDFIINSVLRGSKVEDLDPYLANLLRIGTFEIHFRKVPPAIATDSVVRVVKERFDFSRAKFVNALMHSIEKFDVERALKRLKERDRIEWLSVRFSHPRWYVEYVIELLGYDEAVRLLLSNNRPQRYYVRANTLKTDVDSLRDYLEENGVRTALTPVPDVLKVLDYRTPVTRLDWYKEGKFVIQDLASAYVAHVLAPEPGERVLDLAAAPGSKTFHAAALMENRGEIVAVDYSYDRLMRMKEKMKLLGIKNVKLVHADGQSFRDKAKFDRIILDAPCSSSGTYRQFPEVKWRFDENKIKRIISVQRNMLRNAYENLREGGEMTYSTCSIRVDEDEENVLFAVERVGLEVIPYDFSWGDRGFLEIGDKVFRAWTHRHDCNSFFIAKMGRL; translated from the coding sequence ATGGAGCTGTTTTACAGGGTGAGCTTTCAGGAGGTCGTTGCGGACGCTTTGAGCTTAGTTGAGGAGCGCGAGCTCTCCTCCAAGCACGCCCTTGAGCGGGTCTTCCGGAAGGTTGCCGGAAAGGACAGGGAGAAGGCTCGCGGACTGGCGCACGCCTACGTCTTCGAGATTGAGAAGTGGAGGGGAAAGATAGACTTCATCATCAACTCCGTGCTGAGGGGTTCGAAGGTTGAAGACCTCGACCCCTATCTCGCCAATCTCCTCCGAATCGGGACGTTTGAAATCCACTTCCGGAAGGTTCCTCCCGCCATAGCTACCGACTCCGTCGTGAGGGTCGTTAAGGAGCGCTTTGACTTCAGCCGGGCGAAGTTCGTCAACGCGCTGATGCACTCGATAGAGAAGTTCGACGTGGAGAGGGCCTTGAAACGGCTCAAGGAGAGGGATAGAATTGAGTGGCTTTCTGTTCGCTTCTCCCACCCGCGCTGGTACGTCGAGTACGTAATAGAGCTTCTGGGCTACGACGAAGCTGTAAGGCTTCTCCTCAGCAACAACCGGCCGCAGAGATACTACGTTCGCGCGAACACTCTAAAGACCGATGTGGACTCGCTGAGAGATTACCTTGAGGAGAACGGCGTAAGGACAGCTCTAACACCAGTTCCGGACGTTCTGAAGGTTCTTGACTACAGGACGCCGGTGACGAGGCTCGACTGGTATAAAGAGGGGAAGTTCGTCATTCAGGATTTAGCGAGTGCTTACGTCGCCCACGTTTTGGCTCCGGAGCCTGGCGAGAGGGTTCTTGATTTGGCCGCTGCCCCCGGTTCAAAAACCTTCCACGCCGCCGCGTTAATGGAGAACAGGGGCGAGATAGTCGCGGTGGACTACTCCTACGACAGGCTGATGCGCATGAAGGAGAAGATGAAGCTCCTCGGGATTAAGAACGTCAAGCTGGTTCACGCGGACGGGCAGAGCTTTAGGGATAAGGCCAAGTTCGATAGGATAATCCTCGACGCGCCGTGCTCAAGCTCCGGAACCTACAGGCAGTTCCCCGAAGTTAAGTGGCGCTTCGACGAGAACAAGATTAAGCGCATAATAAGCGTTCAGAGGAACATGCTCCGCAACGCCTACGAGAACCTCCGCGAAGGCGGGGAAATGACCTACTCGACGTGCTCAATCAGGGTTGATGAAGACGAGGAGAACGTCCTCTTCGCCGTCGAGAGGGTTGGACTGGAGGTAATCCCCTACGATTTCAGCTGGGGCGATAGGGGCTTCCTCGAAATCGGCGATAAGGTCTTCCGCGCGTGGACGCACAGGCACGACTGCAACAGCTTCTTCATAGCGAAGATGGGTAGACTGTGA
- a CDS encoding DUF3368 domain-containing protein, giving the protein MRAVFNSSPLITLAKLGYIDVAVSLFDEAIIPRGVLEEITAKEDDVSSSVLRLIEEKRIELHEVSSTPVYPGLHRGELEAIALAKETDSIVVLDDLKARKAARLEGIRVIGTLGILKILLDGGLIEEKPDELLSKLNRIGFRIRPELFYEVMGGELS; this is encoded by the coding sequence GTGAGGGCCGTTTTTAATTCATCTCCTCTAATAACCCTCGCCAAGTTAGGATACATAGACGTTGCGGTTAGTCTTTTTGACGAGGCAATAATTCCCAGAGGGGTTTTGGAGGAGATTACTGCGAAAGAAGATGATGTCAGTTCGTCAGTACTTAGACTCATTGAAGAAAAACGCATAGAACTCCACGAGGTCAGTTCAACTCCGGTGTATCCCGGCCTACACAGGGGAGAGCTCGAGGCAATAGCGCTCGCAAAGGAAACTGACTCAATCGTCGTTCTTGATGATTTAAAGGCCAGAAAAGCCGCAAGGCTTGAAGGAATACGTGTTATTGGAACGCTGGGCATATTGAAAATTTTACTTGACGGTGGGCTTATTGAAGAGAAACCCGATGAGCTCCTGAGTAAGCTGAACCGTATCGGTTTTAGGATTCGTCCAGAGTTGTTTTATGAGGTTATGGGTGGTGAGTTGTCATGA
- a CDS encoding DNA polymerase domain-containing protein, which translates to MILDTDYITENGKPVIRVFKKENGEFKIEYDRTFEPYFYALLKDDSAIEDVKKVTAKRHGTVVRVKRAEKVQRKFLGRPIEVWKLYFTHPQDVPAIRDKIRAHPAVIDIYEYDIPFAKRYLIDKGLIPMEGDEELTMLAFDIETLYHEGEEFGTGPILMISYADGSEARVITWKKIDLPYVDVVSTEKEMIKRFLRIVKEKDPDVLITYNGDNFDFAYLKKRCEKLGIKFTLGRDGSEPKIQRMGDRFAVEVKGRIHFDLYPVIRRTINLPTYTLEAVYEAVFGKPKEKVYAEEIAQAWESGEGLERVARYSMEDAKVTYELGREFFPMEAQLSRLIGQSLWDVSRSSTGNLVEWFLLRKAYERNELAPNKPDEKELARRRGGYAGGYVKEPERGLWDNIVYLDFRSLYPSIIITHNVSPDTLNREGCKEYDVAPEVGHKFCKDFPGFIPSLLGDLLEERQKIKRKMKATVDPLEKKLLDYRQRAIKILANSLLPEEWIPVVKNGDIKLVRIGEFVDGLMKDEKERVKRDGNTEVLEVTGIRAVSFDRKTKKARLMPVKALIRHRYSGNVYEITLSSGRRITVTEGHSLFAYRNEELAEVTGGEIRAGDLLAVPKRVRLPERKETLNIVQLLLELPEEETEDIVLTIPTRGRKNFFKGMLRTLRWIFGEEKRPRTARRYLKHLEELGYVKLRKIGYEIIDGEGLKKYRTLYEGLVEAVRYNRNRKEYLIEFNAVRDVIALMPEEELKEWKIGTRNGFKMSPFIEVDENFAKLLGYYVSEGYAGKQRNPKNGRSCSVKLYNNDESVLDDMERLSERFFGKVRRGKNYVEIPKKMACIIFEALCGTLAENKRVPEVIFTSPESVRWAFLEGYFIGDGDVHPNKRVRLSTKSEILVNGLVLLLNSLGVSAIRLRYDSGVYRVYVNEELPFTDYKKKKNAYYSHVIPKEVLEETFGKVFQKNMSYEKFRELVDNGRLDGEKAKRIKWLISGDIVLDRVVEVKKRHYEGHVYDLSVEEDENFLAGFGLLYAHNSYYGYYGYAKARWYCRECAESVTAWGREYIETTIREIEEKFGFKVLYADSVTGETEIIIRRNGKVEFVPIEELFQRVDYRIGEKEYCVLEGVEALTLDNRGQLVWRKVPYVMRHRTNKRIYRVWFTNSWYLDVTEDHSLIGYLNTSRVKPGKPLRERLVEVKPEEIGKEVKSLITPNQPIARSIKPTQTAVRLWELIGLLVGDGNWGGHSNWAKYYVGLSLGIDKEEIEEKILKPLKEAGIISNYYDKSKKGDVSILSKWLAGFMVRYFKDENGNKRIPNFMFSLPREYIEAFLRGLFSADGTVSLRREIPEVRLTSVNPELSESVRKLLWLVGVSNSMFTETKPNRYLGKESGTHSIHVRIKNKHRFAERIGFVLDRKTSKLSENLGGYTTKKGAYQYGFDLVYPRRIEEIPYDGYVYDIEVDGTHRFFANGILVHNTDGFFATIPGADAETVKKKAKEFLKYINAKLPGLLELEYEGFYVRGFFVTKKKYAVIDEEGKITTRGLEIVRRDWSEIAKETQARVLEAILKHGDVEEAVRIVKEVTEKLSKYEVPPEKLVIHEQITRDLRDYKATGPHVAVAKRLAARGVKIRPGTVISYIVLKGSGRIGDRAIPFDEFDPTKHRYDAEYYIENQVLPAVERILKAFGYRKEDLRYQKTKQVGLGAWLKVKK; encoded by the coding sequence ATGATTCTCGATACCGACTACATCACCGAGAACGGGAAGCCCGTGATAAGGGTCTTCAAGAAGGAGAACGGCGAGTTTAAAATCGAGTACGACAGAACCTTCGAGCCTTACTTCTACGCCCTCCTGAAGGACGATTCGGCGATAGAGGACGTCAAGAAGGTAACCGCAAAGAGGCACGGAACGGTCGTCAGGGTGAAGCGCGCCGAGAAGGTGCAGAGGAAGTTCCTCGGCAGGCCGATAGAGGTCTGGAAGCTCTACTTCACCCACCCCCAGGACGTCCCGGCGATTCGAGACAAAATACGCGCCCACCCCGCGGTTATCGACATCTATGAGTACGACATACCCTTCGCCAAGCGCTACCTCATCGACAAGGGCCTGATTCCGATGGAGGGCGACGAGGAGCTTACGATGCTCGCCTTCGACATCGAGACCCTCTACCATGAAGGTGAGGAGTTTGGAACCGGGCCGATTCTCATGATAAGCTACGCCGACGGGAGCGAGGCGAGGGTCATAACCTGGAAGAAGATTGACCTTCCGTACGTTGATGTCGTCTCGACCGAGAAGGAGATGATTAAGCGCTTCCTCAGGATTGTTAAGGAGAAGGACCCTGACGTGCTCATCACCTACAACGGCGACAACTTCGACTTCGCCTACCTGAAGAAGCGCTGTGAGAAGCTCGGGATAAAGTTCACGCTCGGCAGGGACGGAAGCGAGCCGAAAATCCAGCGCATGGGGGACAGGTTTGCGGTCGAGGTGAAGGGCAGGATTCACTTCGACCTCTATCCCGTCATAAGACGCACGATAAACCTCCCAACCTATACCCTTGAGGCCGTTTACGAGGCGGTCTTTGGAAAGCCCAAGGAGAAGGTTTACGCCGAGGAGATAGCGCAGGCCTGGGAGAGCGGGGAGGGCCTTGAAAGGGTTGCCCGTTACTCGATGGAGGACGCGAAGGTGACCTACGAGCTGGGGAGGGAGTTCTTCCCCATGGAGGCCCAGCTTTCCAGGCTAATCGGCCAGAGCCTCTGGGACGTCTCGCGCTCGAGCACCGGAAATTTAGTTGAGTGGTTTCTCCTGCGGAAGGCCTACGAGAGGAACGAGCTCGCCCCAAACAAGCCCGACGAGAAAGAACTTGCGAGACGGCGCGGGGGCTACGCAGGTGGATACGTTAAGGAACCAGAGCGGGGATTATGGGACAATATTGTGTATTTAGACTTCCGCTCGCTGTACCCCTCAATCATCATAACCCACAACGTCTCGCCGGACACGCTCAACCGCGAGGGCTGTAAAGAGTACGACGTCGCCCCGGAGGTTGGACACAAGTTCTGCAAGGACTTCCCCGGCTTCATACCGAGCCTCCTGGGAGACTTGCTCGAGGAGAGGCAGAAGATAAAGCGGAAGATGAAGGCAACGGTTGACCCGCTGGAGAAGAAGCTCCTCGATTACAGGCAGAGGGCTATCAAAATCTTAGCCAACAGTCTCCTGCCAGAGGAATGGATTCCGGTAGTTAAGAACGGAGACATCAAGCTCGTCAGGATTGGCGAGTTCGTTGATGGACTCATGAAGGACGAAAAGGAGCGAGTCAAAAGGGACGGAAACACTGAGGTTCTTGAAGTTACAGGAATTCGTGCGGTTTCCTTTGATAGGAAGACGAAGAAAGCCCGCCTAATGCCAGTGAAAGCCCTGATAAGGCATCGCTATTCTGGAAACGTCTACGAGATAACCCTGAGCTCAGGCAGGAGAATAACCGTAACAGAGGGCCACAGCCTTTTCGCTTACAGGAATGAGGAGCTCGCGGAGGTAACTGGAGGGGAAATCAGAGCCGGAGACCTCCTCGCGGTTCCAAAGCGCGTGCGCCTGCCCGAAAGAAAGGAAACGTTGAACATTGTCCAACTACTTCTCGAACTGCCGGAGGAAGAAACGGAGGACATAGTACTGACGATTCCGACGAGAGGCAGAAAGAACTTCTTCAAGGGAATGCTCAGAACCCTCCGGTGGATTTTCGGTGAGGAAAAGAGGCCGAGAACTGCGAGGCGCTACTTGAAGCACCTGGAGGAGCTCGGATACGTAAAACTCAGGAAAATCGGCTACGAAATCATCGACGGGGAAGGGCTCAAAAAGTACAGGACCCTCTACGAGGGCTTGGTGGAAGCCGTCAGATACAACCGCAATAGAAAGGAGTATCTCATCGAATTCAACGCCGTTAGAGACGTTATAGCGCTCATGCCTGAGGAGGAGCTGAAGGAGTGGAAAATTGGAACCAGAAACGGCTTTAAAATGAGCCCGTTTATAGAGGTCGATGAGAACTTCGCAAAGCTCCTTGGCTACTACGTGAGCGAGGGCTACGCGGGCAAGCAGAGGAACCCAAAGAACGGCCGGAGTTGTTCCGTTAAGCTTTACAACAACGATGAGAGCGTTCTCGACGACATGGAGCGTCTCTCAGAAAGGTTCTTTGGAAAGGTGAGGCGTGGGAAGAACTACGTCGAGATTCCAAAGAAAATGGCGTGCATTATCTTTGAGGCTCTCTGCGGGACTTTAGCGGAGAACAAGCGGGTTCCAGAGGTAATCTTCACATCTCCTGAGAGCGTGCGCTGGGCATTCCTTGAGGGATACTTCATCGGCGATGGCGACGTTCACCCGAACAAGAGGGTTCGCCTTTCGACAAAGAGCGAGATTTTGGTGAACGGCCTGGTCCTTCTCCTCAACTCCCTCGGCGTCTCTGCCATCAGGCTTAGATACGACAGCGGAGTTTACAGGGTCTACGTTAACGAGGAGCTTCCGTTCACGGACTACAAAAAGAAAAAGAACGCCTATTATTCCCACGTTATTCCGAAGGAAGTGCTTGAGGAAACGTTCGGTAAGGTCTTCCAGAAGAACATGAGCTACGAAAAGTTCCGGGAGCTCGTTGATAACGGAAGACTCGACGGGGAGAAGGCCAAGAGAATAAAATGGCTAATCAGTGGGGACATCGTCCTCGACAGGGTCGTGGAAGTCAAGAAGAGACACTATGAAGGCCACGTCTACGACCTGAGCGTCGAGGAGGACGAGAACTTTTTAGCTGGCTTTGGACTCCTCTACGCGCACAACAGTTACTACGGCTACTACGGCTATGCCAAGGCCCGGTGGTACTGCAGGGAGTGCGCCGAGAGCGTTACGGCATGGGGAAGGGAGTACATAGAAACCACCATTCGCGAAATAGAGGAAAAGTTCGGCTTTAAAGTGCTCTACGCGGACAGCGTTACTGGCGAAACCGAAATCATAATCAGGAGGAATGGAAAGGTTGAATTCGTGCCGATTGAAGAACTCTTCCAGCGCGTTGATTATCGGATTGGAGAGAAAGAATACTGCGTTCTTGAAGGCGTTGAGGCTCTGACACTGGATAACAGAGGCCAGCTCGTTTGGAGAAAAGTTCCCTATGTAATGAGACACAGGACAAACAAGAGAATCTACCGCGTCTGGTTCACGAACTCGTGGTATCTCGACGTTACAGAGGACCACTCGTTAATAGGCTACCTGAACACCAGCAGGGTGAAGCCCGGAAAGCCGCTGAGAGAGCGCCTCGTCGAGGTAAAGCCCGAGGAAATCGGCAAAGAAGTTAAATCACTCATCACACCAAACCAGCCGATTGCCAGGAGCATTAAGCCGACTCAAACCGCCGTTAGGCTGTGGGAGCTTATAGGGCTGTTGGTTGGCGATGGCAACTGGGGAGGGCATTCAAACTGGGCTAAATATTACGTTGGCCTTTCCCTGGGGATAGACAAGGAAGAAATAGAAGAGAAAATTCTGAAGCCTCTTAAAGAAGCTGGCATAATTTCCAACTACTACGATAAAAGCAAGAAGGGTGATGTTTCAATACTCTCAAAGTGGCTGGCAGGCTTTATGGTCAGGTACTTCAAAGATGAGAACGGAAACAAGAGAATCCCCAACTTCATGTTCAGCCTTCCCAGAGAGTACATAGAGGCGTTTCTGCGGGGACTGTTTTCAGCGGATGGAACGGTAAGCCTCCGCAGGGAAATCCCAGAGGTAAGACTGACGAGTGTTAATCCAGAACTCAGCGAGTCTGTAAGAAAGTTGCTGTGGCTCGTTGGCGTTTCAAACTCGATGTTCACTGAGACCAAGCCAAACCGCTACCTTGGAAAAGAAAGCGGAACTCACTCAATTCATGTCAGGATAAAGAACAAACACCGCTTCGCTGAGAGGATAGGATTTGTTTTGGACAGAAAAACATCAAAGCTCTCCGAGAACTTAGGTGGCTATACAACTAAGAAGGGTGCCTATCAGTACGGGTTTGACTTGGTGTATCCGCGGAGGATAGAAGAAATTCCCTACGATGGCTACGTCTACGACATCGAGGTTGATGGGACGCACCGGTTCTTCGCAAACGGAATCTTGGTCCACAATACGGACGGTTTCTTTGCGACAATCCCCGGAGCCGACGCCGAGACCGTGAAGAAGAAGGCCAAGGAGTTCCTCAAGTACATTAATGCAAAACTGCCCGGCCTGCTCGAACTCGAGTACGAGGGCTTCTACGTCAGGGGGTTCTTCGTGACGAAGAAGAAGTACGCGGTAATAGATGAGGAGGGCAAGATAACCACGAGGGGTCTCGAGATTGTGAGGCGCGACTGGAGCGAGATAGCGAAGGAGACGCAGGCCAGGGTTCTCGAGGCGATACTCAAGCACGGTGACGTCGAGGAGGCCGTCAGGATAGTGAAGGAAGTGACGGAAAAGCTGAGCAAGTACGAGGTTCCGCCCGAGAAGCTGGTAATCCACGAGCAGATAACGCGCGATTTGAGGGATTACAAAGCCACCGGTCCGCACGTTGCCGTTGCGAAGAGGCTCGCGGCGAGGGGAGTGAAAATCCGGCCCGGCACGGTGATAAGCTACATCGTCCTAAAGGGCTCTGGAAGGATAGGCGACAGGGCGATTCCCTTCGACGAGTTCGACCCGACGAAGCACCGCTACGATGCGGAATACTACATCGAGAACCAGGTTCTCCCGGCGGTGGAGAGGATTCTAAAGGCCTTCGGCTACCGGAAGGAGGATTTGCGCTACCAGAAGACGAAGCAGGTCGGCTTGGGCGCGTGGCTGAAGGTGAAGAAGTGA
- a CDS encoding HAD family hydrolase produces MKLVSFDVWNTLLDIEIMLDALTVELTKLMGACILDVAEGIMLTRERIKAMRAKGEGDPRRALEESQEMLAELLGIDVELVKRAAARAVLRVDEEIVLPGAKKALEGVKRKGLKVTVTGNVMFWPGSYTRLLLERFGLMNYIDRTFFADEVLAYKPMPEMFKKPLETFNVEPEEAVHIGDTKAEDFEGALGAGLWAVWINPEAEGVRRIHERGFEVPSVEGILEVLERIENGE; encoded by the coding sequence ATGAAGCTCGTCTCATTCGACGTCTGGAACACCCTCCTCGACATAGAGATTATGCTCGATGCCCTCACGGTGGAACTCACGAAGCTCATGGGAGCATGCATACTCGACGTGGCCGAGGGAATAATGCTGACGCGCGAGAGGATAAAGGCCATGCGCGCCAAGGGCGAAGGCGACCCGAGGCGGGCTTTAGAGGAGAGCCAGGAGATGCTGGCTGAGCTCCTTGGAATAGACGTCGAGCTGGTAAAGCGGGCCGCGGCGAGGGCGGTCCTCAGGGTCGATGAGGAGATAGTGCTCCCCGGAGCCAAAAAGGCTCTTGAGGGCGTCAAGCGGAAGGGCCTGAAGGTTACCGTCACGGGCAACGTGATGTTCTGGCCCGGCTCGTACACGAGACTTCTCCTTGAGCGCTTCGGGCTCATGAACTACATCGACAGAACCTTCTTCGCCGACGAGGTTCTCGCTTACAAGCCGATGCCTGAGATGTTCAAAAAGCCGCTGGAGACCTTCAACGTGGAGCCTGAGGAGGCCGTACACATAGGCGACACGAAGGCGGAGGACTTTGAAGGTGCATTAGGGGCCGGCCTCTGGGCGGTCTGGATTAATCCAGAGGCCGAAGGTGTGAGGAGAATCCACGAGAGGGGCTTCGAGGTGCCCAGTGTAGAGGGGATTCTGGAGGTTTTGGAGAGAATAGAAAACGGGGAATAA
- a CDS encoding DHH family phosphoesterase — protein sequence MVVKECPECHGTGKVKVGEKECPVCEGWGYVPADFKIGDKLKGYRNLDYFGVEDEVDEIPCPECHGKGTVPVYDTCPTCGGTGKVLACDICGKIKEPWEPGMETTWVCPDCMRKYKVVYILDKTCDYEDVEIGNVYKGTIDRVERFGVFVRLNPHVVGLIKRKDLLGGREYKPGEEILVQVLDVRPDKREIDLIESALKNYKTVTVRKELPVTPIAELSKDMAGKTVRIQGKVTQIQVTGGPTVFTITDGTGITWAAAFEAPGVRAYPNIQVGDIVEIIGKIAFHSGEIQIEVSDMARLWGPDAARVKQQIEAELDKRAQPQDVGFLVQSEVLEKLKPKIMKAAFMIRRAIFEGRPILLRHHSDADGYTSGLALEYAIVPLIESISPDPQARWKLFKRRPSRAPFYELEDVLKDIIFMVEDHEKFGDPLPLVVIVDNGGTSEDIPAYKRIKAYGVPIVVIDHHDPREWVSEDKAKVDEYVDVHVNPHHVKRGYYELTAGMLATEVARFVNPDVEDKIKHLPAIAGTGDRSKAPEFYQYLEIAKKAKGLTEEDLKKIAEVIDHEAFYWKFMDGHGIIDEILLLTGNLQRHRELINAIYPEVKEKQEKALKASLPHVKSVVLPNGIRFNTIDVELFAPKFSYPSPGKLSGLIHDHFKEKYGEDSPILTLAYGPDFAVVRASDGMAAYSFDLNEIIPKLQEKLPAAGIEGGGHSYAGSIKFFEGMRKEVLEEFAKQVVKLKKKE from the coding sequence ATGGTAGTCAAGGAGTGTCCCGAATGCCACGGAACGGGAAAGGTGAAGGTAGGCGAGAAGGAGTGCCCCGTTTGCGAGGGCTGGGGCTACGTTCCGGCTGATTTTAAAATTGGAGACAAGCTAAAAGGTTACAGGAACCTTGATTACTTTGGCGTTGAGGACGAAGTCGACGAGATTCCGTGTCCCGAGTGCCACGGCAAGGGAACGGTTCCGGTTTACGACACCTGCCCAACCTGCGGCGGAACCGGCAAAGTGCTCGCCTGTGACATCTGCGGCAAGATAAAAGAACCGTGGGAGCCGGGAATGGAGACGACGTGGGTCTGCCCAGACTGCATGCGGAAGTACAAGGTCGTTTACATCCTTGACAAAACCTGCGACTACGAGGACGTTGAGATCGGAAACGTCTACAAGGGAACAATCGACCGCGTGGAGCGCTTTGGAGTCTTCGTCAGGCTCAACCCCCACGTGGTTGGCTTGATTAAGAGGAAGGACCTTCTCGGCGGAAGGGAGTACAAGCCGGGTGAGGAGATACTCGTCCAGGTTCTCGACGTCAGGCCCGACAAGAGGGAGATAGACCTCATCGAGTCGGCGCTCAAGAACTACAAGACGGTGACTGTAAGGAAGGAACTGCCCGTAACGCCGATAGCCGAGCTCAGCAAGGACATGGCCGGAAAGACCGTGAGGATACAGGGTAAGGTTACGCAGATACAGGTCACCGGCGGGCCGACGGTATTCACAATAACCGACGGAACGGGAATAACGTGGGCGGCCGCCTTCGAGGCGCCGGGAGTGAGAGCTTATCCCAACATTCAGGTAGGAGACATCGTGGAAATCATCGGAAAGATAGCCTTCCATTCTGGCGAGATTCAGATTGAAGTCAGCGACATGGCGAGGCTCTGGGGGCCAGACGCGGCGAGAGTGAAGCAGCAGATAGAGGCCGAGCTCGACAAGCGCGCCCAGCCCCAGGATGTCGGCTTTCTCGTCCAGAGCGAGGTTCTCGAAAAGCTCAAGCCGAAGATTATGAAGGCTGCCTTCATGATACGCAGGGCCATCTTCGAGGGCAGGCCGATTCTCCTGAGGCACCACTCCGATGCCGACGGTTACACTTCCGGTCTGGCCCTTGAATACGCGATAGTCCCGCTGATAGAGAGCATCTCGCCGGACCCGCAGGCGAGGTGGAAGCTCTTCAAGCGCAGACCGAGCAGGGCCCCCTTCTACGAGCTGGAAGATGTGCTCAAGGACATAATCTTCATGGTCGAGGACCACGAGAAGTTCGGCGACCCACTCCCGCTCGTCGTCATAGTGGACAACGGCGGAACGAGCGAGGACATCCCGGCCTACAAGAGGATAAAGGCCTACGGGGTTCCGATAGTGGTCATAGACCACCACGACCCGCGCGAGTGGGTGAGCGAGGACAAGGCGAAGGTTGACGAGTACGTCGATGTTCACGTCAATCCGCACCACGTCAAGCGCGGTTACTACGAACTAACTGCCGGAATGCTTGCCACCGAGGTGGCCCGCTTCGTCAACCCCGACGTTGAGGACAAGATAAAGCACCTGCCTGCCATAGCCGGAACCGGCGACAGGAGCAAGGCTCCGGAGTTCTACCAGTATCTTGAGATTGCCAAGAAGGCGAAGGGCCTCACCGAGGAGGACCTGAAGAAGATTGCAGAGGTCATAGACCACGAGGCCTTCTACTGGAAGTTCATGGACGGGCACGGGATAATAGACGAGATTCTCCTCCTGACCGGGAACCTGCAGAGGCACCGCGAGCTGATAAACGCGATTTACCCCGAAGTGAAAGAGAAGCAGGAGAAAGCGCTGAAGGCATCGCTACCGCACGTCAAGAGCGTCGTCCTGCCCAACGGCATAAGGTTCAACACCATCGATGTCGAACTCTTCGCGCCGAAGTTCAGCTATCCTTCACCGGGCAAGCTGAGCGGTTTAATCCACGACCACTTCAAGGAGAAGTACGGTGAAGACAGTCCAATCCTGACGCTGGCTTATGGACCTGACTTCGCCGTGGTTAGAGCGAGCGACGGAATGGCGGCTTACAGCTTCGACCTCAACGAGATAATTCCAAAGCTCCAGGAGAAGCTTCCCGCGGCTGGAATCGAGGGCGGCGGCCACAGCTACGCAGGGTCAATCAAATTCTTCGAGGGCATGCGCAAGGAAGTGCTTGAGGAGTTCGCGAAGCAGGTGGTCAAGCTGAAGAAAAAAGAATGA
- a CDS encoding DUF2391 family protein: MMNPKPEREVVELEKLRKSVEELTRQVAKLEERRKPDSLGWDDIAQEIVGAITFALPFIFTGEVWDVAKDISVERSLAIFLMTIGLAYLFLTKAGLGNLKREEIFHVPKRLITVALISYAVSAVLIYLFGIDYIAHFDAVQYFNATVIISTFAVIGAIAVDMVR; this comes from the coding sequence ATGATGAACCCCAAACCTGAGCGCGAGGTGGTTGAACTGGAGAAACTCCGAAAGAGCGTTGAGGAACTTACGAGACAGGTCGCTAAGCTGGAGGAGAGGAGAAAGCCAGATTCCCTAGGCTGGGACGACATAGCGCAGGAGATAGTCGGGGCGATAACCTTCGCGCTTCCCTTCATCTTCACCGGCGAGGTCTGGGACGTGGCAAAGGACATCTCGGTCGAGCGCTCGCTCGCCATCTTCCTCATGACGATTGGCCTCGCTTATCTGTTCCTCACGAAGGCAGGGCTCGGAAACCTGAAGCGCGAGGAAATTTTCCACGTCCCCAAGAGGCTTATAACCGTCGCCCTCATCTCATACGCCGTTTCCGCGGTTCTAATCTACCTCTTCGGCATAGATTACATAGCCCACTTCGACGCGGTCCAGTACTTCAACGCGACGGTCATAATAAGCACCTTCGCGGTCATAGGCGCGATAGCGGTTGACATGGTGAGGTAA